One Acidimicrobiia bacterium genomic window carries:
- the rlmB gene encoding 23S rRNA (guanosine(2251)-2'-O)-methyltransferase RlmB — translation MPGRRAVRELLVAGKRHVQTVWMARGQDASPLLDEIAELAAAASATIRLVDADRVRAESRIEAPQGVVALAAPVAAVPLGDLTARPDIFLVVLDGITDPRNLGAVLRVAESAGVTGAVLPRHRAASLSPAAVKAAAGAVEHLPIALVGGVPAALEQMSRAGVWTVGWDADAPSSVYELTVADGPVALVFGAEGRGLSRLATERCDVLAAIPRHGHVESLNVSTAAAVACFEVARHRAR, via the coding sequence GTGCCTGGGCGGCGCGCGGTGCGGGAGCTGCTCGTGGCGGGGAAGCGTCATGTGCAGACGGTGTGGATGGCCCGCGGCCAGGACGCGAGCCCGCTGCTCGACGAGATCGCCGAGCTTGCGGCCGCAGCGAGCGCGACCATCCGCCTTGTCGACGCCGACCGCGTGCGCGCCGAGTCGCGCATCGAGGCCCCTCAAGGGGTTGTGGCGCTCGCCGCGCCCGTTGCCGCAGTCCCGCTCGGTGATCTGACCGCTCGGCCCGACATCTTCCTCGTCGTGCTCGATGGCATCACCGACCCCCGCAACCTCGGTGCGGTGCTGCGCGTCGCCGAGAGTGCCGGCGTCACGGGTGCCGTGCTGCCGCGCCACCGCGCCGCGTCGCTCAGCCCTGCCGCAGTGAAGGCCGCGGCGGGCGCGGTCGAGCATCTCCCGATCGCACTCGTCGGCGGTGTGCCTGCGGCGCTCGAACAGATGTCGCGGGCGGGGGTGTGGACTGTCGGCTGGGATGCGGATGCCCCGTCATCCGTGTACGAGCTCACGGTGGCGGACGGGCCCGTCGCGCTCGTGTTCGGTGCCGAGGGTCGTGGTCTGTCGCGCTTGGCAACCGAACGCTGTGACGTGCTCGCGGCAATCCCGCGTCACGGTCATGTCGAGTCGCTCAACGTGTCCACCGCGGCCGCCGTTGCGTGTTTCGAGGTCGCCCGCCATCGTGCCCGGTAG
- the cysS gene encoding cysteine--tRNA ligase, with translation MTVHVYDTMQRAKVELALRDPGKVAIYVCGPTVYDVPHVGHGRTAVVFDVVRRYLHWSGFDVHYVSNVTDVEDKIIARADESGGSESEVAQQFEAAYWEQLDRVDVQRPDETPHATDYVEQMISLIGELISAGHAYVVSESGVYFDVASFPSYGALPHRTLEQLLESAGARVDIDEGKRSPVDFALWKGAKPGEPVWDSPWGPGRPGWHIECSAMSLDLLGEGFDLHGAGDDLVFPHHENERVQAEGAGHPFARHWMHSGMVVTDGEKMSKSLGNFTTLEQALDAHGGRAFRLAVLQTHYRKATELGDTELSDAAKGVARLDALARRAPAAGSPFADAPLDGECVGRFQAAMDDDFGTPGTLAVIFEAVTAANQAIDDGEKDRAASLTATVVHLADALGVTVDVAKATDADVDGLVAEREAARAAKDFATADRVRDELAARGITLEDTPTGTIWHKQAANERSE, from the coding sequence ATGACCGTCCACGTCTACGACACGATGCAGCGGGCGAAGGTGGAGCTCGCGCTGCGCGATCCGGGCAAGGTCGCGATCTATGTGTGCGGTCCCACCGTGTACGACGTGCCCCACGTGGGCCACGGGCGCACAGCGGTCGTGTTCGACGTCGTTCGTCGCTACCTCCACTGGTCGGGCTTCGACGTGCACTACGTGAGCAACGTCACCGATGTAGAGGACAAGATCATCGCCCGCGCGGACGAGTCGGGAGGCTCGGAGTCCGAGGTTGCGCAGCAGTTCGAAGCGGCGTACTGGGAGCAACTCGATCGGGTCGATGTGCAGCGACCGGACGAAACCCCTCACGCTACCGATTACGTCGAGCAGATGATCTCGCTGATCGGCGAGCTCATCAGTGCCGGCCACGCGTACGTCGTCTCAGAAAGCGGCGTGTACTTCGACGTTGCGTCGTTCCCGTCATACGGCGCACTGCCGCACCGCACGCTCGAGCAGCTGCTCGAGTCGGCGGGCGCCCGCGTGGACATCGACGAAGGCAAGCGCAGTCCGGTCGACTTCGCGCTCTGGAAGGGAGCGAAGCCCGGTGAGCCCGTGTGGGACTCGCCGTGGGGCCCAGGCCGCCCGGGCTGGCACATCGAGTGCTCGGCGATGTCGCTGGATCTGCTCGGTGAGGGATTCGACCTTCACGGCGCCGGTGACGACCTGGTCTTCCCCCATCACGAGAACGAACGCGTGCAGGCCGAGGGGGCTGGGCATCCGTTCGCGCGGCACTGGATGCATTCGGGGATGGTGGTGACCGATGGCGAGAAGATGTCGAAGTCACTCGGTAACTTCACGACGCTCGAGCAAGCACTCGACGCCCACGGAGGTCGGGCCTTTCGGCTCGCCGTGCTCCAGACGCACTACCGCAAGGCGACGGAGCTCGGCGACACCGAGCTTTCCGACGCGGCCAAGGGAGTTGCGCGCCTCGACGCGCTGGCGCGTCGTGCACCCGCAGCCGGAAGTCCGTTCGCCGACGCACCACTCGACGGCGAGTGTGTCGGCCGGTTCCAGGCCGCGATGGACGATGACTTCGGAACGCCGGGCACACTGGCGGTCATCTTCGAGGCGGTGACGGCTGCGAACCAGGCGATCGACGACGGCGAGAAGGATCGTGCCGCGTCGCTCACCGCGACGGTCGTCCACCTCGCCGACGCACTGGGGGTGACGGTTGACGTTGCCAAGGCCACCGATGCCGACGTCGACGGACTCGTGGCGGAGCGCGAGGCGGCCCGCGCGGCGAAGGACTTCGCGACCGCCGACCGAGTCCGCGACGAGCTCGCCGCCCGAGGCATCACCCTCGAAGACACCCCCACCGGCACCATCTGGCACAAGCAGGCGGCGAACGAGCGCAGCGAGTGA
- the ispF gene encoding 2-C-methyl-D-erythritol 2,4-cyclodiphosphate synthase, with the protein MRVGLGFDVHAFSGDGPLVLGGVTIPDAPGLAGHSDADVAAHAVADAVLGAAGLPDLGTLFPAPDDRLRDASSIGLLREVMERLRAEGWSVVNIDLVIAAERPRLADHVAAMATCLAEAVGAPVNVKPKHAEGVGAVGRGEGIAAWAVALLMASESGTAI; encoded by the coding sequence TTGCGGGTGGGCCTCGGCTTCGACGTTCACGCCTTCTCAGGCGATGGCCCGCTCGTGCTCGGCGGTGTCACCATCCCCGACGCGCCAGGACTCGCCGGCCACTCCGACGCGGATGTCGCGGCGCACGCGGTCGCCGATGCCGTGCTCGGTGCCGCGGGCCTGCCCGACCTCGGGACGTTGTTTCCCGCTCCCGACGACCGCCTTCGCGATGCATCGTCGATCGGGTTGTTGCGCGAGGTGATGGAGCGACTGCGCGCCGAGGGGTGGTCGGTCGTCAACATCGATCTCGTGATCGCTGCAGAGCGACCCCGTCTCGCCGACCATGTTGCCGCGATGGCGACCTGCCTCGCCGAGGCCGTGGGCGCACCCGTCAACGTGAAGCCCAAGCACGCCGAAGGCGTCGGCGCGGTCGGGCGCGGCGAGGGCATCGCCGCGTGGGCCGTCGCGCTGCTCATGGCGAGCGAATCCGGCACCGCGATCTGA
- the ispD gene encoding 2-C-methyl-D-erythritol 4-phosphate cytidylyltransferase: MARTSAVVVAGGRGDRFGATKQFSDVGGARLVDHAVAAAAAVCDEVVVVLPSGVAWDGTPVQAVVAGGATRSESVRAGLAAVADDAEVVVVHDAARPLATAELFALVVDAVRAGADGAVPALEVSDTLKRVDGGRVIDTVARDQLVAVQTPQAFRASVLRDAHAQGGEATDDAALVEAMGATVVVVPGDPRNLKVTTVADLVLATTLLEAQSR; the protein is encoded by the coding sequence GTGGCGCGCACCTCCGCGGTCGTCGTTGCCGGCGGTCGCGGCGATCGTTTTGGGGCCACCAAGCAGTTCTCCGACGTTGGCGGGGCCCGTCTCGTGGACCACGCCGTCGCTGCAGCCGCAGCTGTGTGTGACGAGGTCGTCGTCGTTCTTCCTTCCGGCGTTGCGTGGGACGGCACTCCCGTCCAAGCCGTGGTCGCGGGCGGCGCCACTCGCTCCGAGTCCGTACGCGCCGGTCTCGCTGCCGTTGCCGACGATGCGGAGGTCGTGGTCGTGCACGACGCGGCTCGTCCCCTTGCAACCGCCGAGCTGTTCGCGCTCGTGGTCGACGCAGTCCGAGCCGGCGCCGACGGCGCGGTGCCGGCGCTCGAGGTGTCCGACACGCTCAAGCGGGTCGACGGTGGGCGCGTGATCGACACCGTCGCACGCGATCAACTCGTCGCGGTACAGACCCCGCAAGCGTTTCGCGCGTCCGTGCTCCGTGACGCGCATGCGCAAGGCGGCGAAGCGACCGATGACGCCGCGCTCGTCGAGGCCATGGGTGCCACCGTGGTGGTGGTGCCGGGCGATCCGCGCAACCTGAAGGTCACCACGGTGGCCGACCTCGTACTGGCGACGACATTGCTGGAGGCGCAGTCGCGATGA
- a CDS encoding Crp/Fnr family transcriptional regulator, translating into MERRLLDTTDLFAPLPKDVLDELRARATVRTFTRNDVVFQQGDASDALYVIQEGRIAIAAQSGDGRESVLAVLEDGALFGELPLFDDEPRSADARALTDSTVIELGYEPVRAVLDKRPALLWIIVRLLAQRLRTTNEALEDAVFLDVPARTAKRLLELAGDEPRFTLPVTQEELAAMVGASRERVNKAISLFVKLGWLEIEGRSNYRIIDREALEDRATL; encoded by the coding sequence TTGGAACGCAGACTGCTGGACACCACCGACCTGTTCGCACCGCTTCCAAAGGACGTACTCGACGAGTTACGCGCGCGCGCGACTGTTCGTACGTTCACGCGCAACGACGTGGTGTTCCAACAAGGTGACGCTTCGGACGCGCTCTACGTGATCCAGGAGGGTCGCATCGCCATCGCAGCGCAGTCGGGCGATGGTCGCGAGTCCGTGCTGGCCGTGCTCGAGGACGGAGCGCTGTTCGGTGAACTTCCGCTCTTCGATGACGAGCCCCGCTCGGCCGACGCCCGCGCGCTCACCGACTCGACCGTCATCGAGCTCGGCTACGAGCCGGTACGCGCGGTGCTCGACAAGCGACCGGCGCTGCTCTGGATCATCGTGCGACTCCTCGCCCAGCGGCTGCGCACCACGAACGAAGCGCTCGAGGATGCGGTGTTCCTCGACGTGCCCGCCCGGACGGCCAAGCGCCTGTTGGAGCTCGCAGGGGACGAACCCCGGTTCACGCTGCCGGTCACCCAAGAGGAGCTGGCGGCGATGGTCGGCGCCAGTCGAGAGCGCGTCAACAAGGCCATTTCGCTCTTCGTGAAGCTCGGCTGGCTCGAGATCGAGGGCCGCAGCAACTACCGCATCATCGACCGAGAGGCGCTCGAGGACCGAGCCACGCTCTAG
- a CDS encoding dienelactone hydrolase family protein, whose product MGALARGSRAATVGRVTLTGSDGAKVEAIHATPTDGVADAGIVLHPDIMGVRPLFDDLCERLATHGFAVCAPEPFARASDEVRATDDPMVRMAHMPELDDALQLDDLTRAGDYLEEYDGVFDVLALGFCMGGMQILKAAATGEFERAVAFYGMIRVPQEWRGTRLREPLATAKDVCSTLAIFGGADPWTPAADIDALRRAWGSRPDCEIVVYPEADHGFVHAPERPTHRPDDAADAWQRTLAVLAS is encoded by the coding sequence GTGGGAGCGCTTGCACGGGGTTCACGCGCCGCAACCGTCGGGCGCGTCACGCTCACCGGCTCCGACGGCGCGAAGGTCGAGGCGATCCACGCGACGCCCACCGACGGCGTCGCCGACGCTGGGATCGTGCTGCACCCCGACATCATGGGTGTGCGCCCGCTGTTCGACGACCTCTGTGAGCGCCTGGCCACGCACGGCTTCGCCGTCTGCGCACCCGAGCCGTTCGCACGCGCGTCGGACGAAGTGCGAGCGACGGACGACCCGATGGTTCGGATGGCCCACATGCCCGAGCTCGACGACGCCCTTCAGCTGGACGACCTGACGCGCGCGGGCGACTACCTCGAAGAGTACGACGGTGTGTTCGACGTGCTCGCGCTCGGGTTCTGCATGGGCGGGATGCAGATCCTCAAGGCTGCGGCCACCGGTGAGTTCGAGCGCGCCGTCGCCTTCTACGGGATGATCCGCGTGCCCCAGGAGTGGCGCGGGACGCGCCTGCGCGAGCCCTTGGCCACGGCCAAAGACGTGTGCTCCACGTTGGCGATCTTCGGTGGTGCCGACCCGTGGACCCCCGCCGCCGACATCGATGCGCTGCGACGCGCGTGGGGCAGCCGTCCCGACTGCGAGATCGTCGTCTATCCCGAGGCTGACCACGGGTTCGTGCACGCGCCCGAGCGCCCCACCCACCGACCCGACGACGCGGCCGACGCCTGGCAGCGCACCCTGGCTGTTCTCGCGAGCTAG
- the disA gene encoding DNA integrity scanning diadenylate cyclase DisA, with amino-acid sequence MPAPPRSEALLVALRLVAPGTQLRDGIERIIQARMGALIVVGAGPDVLSVCSGGFLLDAEFTPQRLSELAKMDGAIILTGDCQRIVRSNVHLVPDPNIPTAETGTRHRTAERVARQIDVPVITVSEDRSEVEIHVRGLKRAIEPTPRVLARADQALQILERYKARLDAVSGSLSALEVEDLVTVRDVATVLQRAEMVRRIAEEIEGYVIELGADGRLVMLQLDELIGGVEDDRRLVAKDYYVAAPGLELANVMSRLATLDDETLLDLPEVADVLHLSGDLGLDSTVQPRGFRLLHKIPRLPEIVSDHVVERFTNLQKIMRASETDLVQVEGVGDARAKAIKDGLARLAETSILERYT; translated from the coding sequence ATGCCAGCCCCGCCGCGATCCGAAGCCCTGCTGGTCGCCCTCCGCCTCGTCGCGCCGGGCACACAGTTGCGCGACGGCATCGAACGCATCATCCAAGCCCGGATGGGTGCCCTCATCGTCGTCGGCGCCGGGCCCGACGTGCTCTCGGTTTGCTCGGGTGGGTTCCTACTCGACGCCGAGTTCACGCCCCAGCGCCTGTCCGAGCTGGCGAAGATGGACGGAGCGATCATCCTCACGGGCGACTGCCAGCGCATCGTGCGGTCCAACGTGCACCTTGTCCCGGACCCCAACATCCCCACCGCCGAGACGGGGACCCGCCACCGGACCGCGGAGCGCGTCGCCCGCCAGATCGATGTGCCCGTCATCACCGTGTCCGAGGACCGCAGCGAGGTCGAGATCCACGTGCGCGGCCTCAAGCGAGCCATCGAGCCCACGCCGCGCGTGCTCGCCCGCGCCGACCAGGCGCTCCAGATCCTCGAGCGCTACAAGGCGCGGCTCGACGCGGTGAGCGGATCGCTGTCGGCACTCGAGGTCGAGGACCTCGTGACGGTTCGCGATGTCGCCACGGTCCTCCAGCGCGCAGAGATGGTCCGGCGCATCGCCGAGGAGATCGAAGGCTATGTGATCGAGCTCGGTGCCGACGGCCGGCTCGTGATGCTTCAGCTCGACGAGCTGATCGGCGGGGTCGAGGACGACCGCCGCCTGGTCGCGAAGGACTACTACGTTGCCGCGCCCGGCTTGGAGCTCGCCAACGTGATGTCGCGCCTCGCCACGCTCGACGACGAGACGTTGCTCGACCTGCCCGAGGTGGCCGACGTGCTGCACCTCTCCGGCGATCTCGGACTGGACAGCACGGTGCAGCCGCGCGGGTTCCGCTTGCTGCACAAGATCCCCCGCCTCCCCGAGATCGTGTCCGACCACGTGGTCGAGCGCTTCACGAACCTCCAGAAGATCATGCGCGCGAGCGAGACCGACCTCGTGCAGGTCGAGGGCGTCGGCGACGCGCGCGCGAAGGCGATCAAGGACGGGTTGGCCCGACTGGCCGAGACCAGCATCCTCGAGCGGTACACCTAG